From one Babesia bovis T2Bo chromosome 3, whole genome shotgun sequence genomic stretch:
- a CDS encoding DNA polymerase B exonuclease domain family protein: protein MDRVHRSPRWSTLGMRSGFLYNVVPCTVPNSVCVTQSGRLSDINTGSGRVAGSTLKSTTSDSDKVSRTALSVYFVSEDCTEWHTTVLYAPYFYISVLDSSVVDQLIDFLNQKFASKGVGPTLLEHCTRVDLSLPNHIERLDPLTGKPIHATRHLIKASFNTIDQLERARSVLQNLRRTKDKHNEDNVLESYNTSLPQGLTSLNTQYVNDDIDTVHRADHGNSPRGTETQYPEDAVDRSQQIVQHLGDIYEHDVKYITRVCIDLGIRCGTWYDVERTHHGVDFKALDKSTMPPLNVFAWDIECYKAPLKFPDMETDEIILISAMFNGQGYLIVNRSVVARDISEFRYHPCDEMSGAGAFRVYNEPGEKELLQRFFKLVVSLAPHIIVTYNGDVFDFPYVRRRAEINGLSMDKSLGMYMTGSDIITGNAMINMDCYRWVERDSYLPFGSRTLKQVCKIKLKYNPTELDPEEMVPCARNDPQTLAVYSVSDAVATYYLYMKYIHSFIFALCYIVPLQPNDVLRQGSGTLCESLLMAEAYSNQVLFPNKHKQSGIRYFKDPVTSKHHLIYDNSYIGARVASLRCGLFRDDLKERFELKSSAYQELIDDLDQCLNAWADGNGVDKGTGEPPDTTSADFTSLAPEWLRRRFSNFENFDEVYTTIRERLVKLRDQPVINTFPRIYHLDVGAMYPNIIISQRLQPTAVVTEEFCQKCSYYSESNVCQKRMQWKQKLEISPVDRNHILPLMKDLESRTYRGTVQYSTRDQTNRDSDASSDESDSLEPEYPRVKMRTWKQLTEREQASELQKVIKSYSQKVFNKMKVTRELDVESIVCQRENPFYLFTVQKFRDKRYVYKRLKKEAENGLKELLKNPVGHSVEIKEMRDRILVSDSLQLAHKCILNSFYGYVKRGGSRWYSMEMGAIVTYAGAEIIDAAHKLIRDVGIPIELDTDGIWCMLPDIFPAVVDLKCKGSNKTLELEYMTTVLNRLIERQWTNDQYLEMEDIGKYRRVRRNEILFELDGPWHAMFLPASEKSEDLLKKRYVVFNHNKQIVELKGFEIKRRGEMRMIQLLQEEIFPKYLLGVTKEDAYRHAASIGLGYRTSLDMHATNMDDDDMFDLLVARKTVKQPVSKQPNSKCFGITTAKRLAELFKDDSYINDGNLCMSFLLVSHPSEAPRTARAIPIQSFMVEPGLRAQCLARWLKIQLSTALNSGVRDILDWDYYREKLDTQMLKLVCIPAVLQGLDNPLPMIQLPPWLKKRKEATDTRQKDITSFFTVGIKPKKEPLKLPGGTLDKSKVNPMVTCDSSIANTQPTTPKSWIQELKKQWIILAKDFQRHRKKLQKDVDNRIYVDIKRGMLESGLKGTVSGGEHVDISVLYMLMTERWHLYSCELDVHNPGIMNCVISVHNKPIFANFRVELWRVIYINCLKEWEAQSNENITVRPVTERYILPRGATQKSMFELEMRESYFLSHVRNTLGSIFHKTLLGVYESQVPIEFDFATRLGNVIHVQCTEAAAAISGTGMFKSRALQGVTSIQTVEMRYLDDVEIVFLHIFHGMNPEGTRRNRVFAAVYHKGSKYTNHIFVGGSTSNFPRADADFDLGLKSATEKQGARYDRHESIKHEHYRNPDRFPDCFGQGYERHFEFSSTAHVGCRNALRSLDTYMRSLYPQSSQRKYIVFAYSTLEKRDIGEWALGQRIPVHWDNDLSGNLHLLPTNGYISASINASLNLLYQHRMELEYKMSLSRIASLPLGNIISMTTVDCNKYLMDVMYARALRSSSALLWGTGEAGCDLGIQHGNDLLAMEYDITSQECSFTMSSNGIYRGYGAKIGFNHSMMYNAIMFESRVSDVSLVAGCDLKKAGIDARPEELQHEFRMAHASEFHPLAFCVLGSMLDNLIKLSNGLYEQVEYGTFQRLINLCAFIRPWLSDPRSVLYDPGLYSRALRCTQQYISSFLNYIESRHHLRTVYVTQTYVVVDADVLSVTKGRHKVHVALEAMGKSDSRFRNIPFYIDEEYVAQIQLSTDCYIRYKNYVDATYENCTESLRALEYLPGAVEMFMRYFFKTVALDPLWKTLSEFYDYDMDDDNSGTITSEPVELLDRDNSELKKQLECHVVRDWLQPGSFFSKMYELLEDDDSFLTTFDSQGTFGRLEFPKLPGSTIANSSTWRLETVKMVSHVLRIDRAVDWNDLSKVTAFDEKRFLMFTLAGDSEYSVGEWYPPIQRLELSSVCCRHCSMVFNLEVVSTFISDELESGEVDHYWRCELCSSRLDNRDVEVSLIRFLENLFCAYQSQDLVCRDCKSIKQLHLSRMCTCGGQFVPRLIDQRWHDSFSVMSQLAKAADMLHLQEVLLAYNDMW from the exons ATGGACCGCGTTCACCGGTCACCGCGGTGGTCCACTCTGGGCATGCGATCTGGATTCCTGTACAATGTAGTACCTTGTACGGTCCCCAATAGTGTATGTGTGACTCAGTCAGGCCGATTATCAGATATCAACACCGGTTCAGGTCGTGTAGCAGGCTCTACCTTGAAGAGTACTACCAGTGACTCTGATAAAGTGTCTCGCACTGCTTTATCCGTTTATTTCGTTAGTGAAGACTGTACCGAGTGGCACACAACAGTGTTATATGCACCTTATTTTTACATTTCAGTTCTGGATTCTTCTGTAGTTGACCAGTTAATTGACTTCTTGAATCAGAAGTTCGCCAGTAAGGGTGTTGGTCCTACTCTTTTGGAACACTGCACTCGTGTGGATCTGAGTCTACCGAACCATATAGAACGCTTGGACCCACTAACCGGGAAACCCATACATGCCACACGTCACCTGATCAAGGCTAGCTTCAATACTATTGACCAGCTTGAACGTGCTCGATCCGTGCTACAGAACCTTCGTCGCACCAAGGACAAACATAATGAAGACAATGTATTGGAGTCTTACAACACATCGTTACCGCAGGGTTTAACTAGCTTAAATACTCAGTACGTCAATGATGACATCGACACTGTACATCGTGCTGACCATGGCAATTCACCTCGAGGTACTGAGACACAATATCCCGAGGATGCAGTCGACAGAAGTCAACAGATTGTACAGCACCTCGGTGATATTTACGAGCACGatgtgaaatatataactcGTGTTTGCATTGACTTGGGTATCCGTTGTGGTACTTGGTATGACGTCGAAAGGACCCATCACGGCGTTGACTTCAAGGCACTCGATAAGAGTACGATGCCGCCTTTGAATGTATTTGCTTGGGATATTGAATGTTACAAGGCACCGTTGAAATTCCCTGACATGGAGACTGACGAGATTATACTTATCTCCGCTATGTTCAACGGTCAGGGCTACTTAATAGTGAACAGGTCTGTAGTGGCTCGTGATATATCTGAATTTCGCTACCATCCTTGTGATGAAATGTCTGGTGCAGGTGCATTCCGTGTTTACAATGAACCCGGCGAGAAGGAATTGCTGCAGAGATTCTTTAAACTTGTGGTTTCACTCGCACCTCATATTATAGTGACATACAATGGCGACGTCTTCGACTTCCCGTATGTACGACGCCGTGCTGAGATAAATGGTCTTTCAATGGACAAGTCCCTTGGTATGTACATGACGGGCTCGGATATAATCACTGGCAATGCTATGATTAACATGGATTGTTATCGCTGGGTTGAGCGTGATTCATATTTACCTTTTGGTTCCAGGACACTGAAGCAGGTCTGCAAGATAAAGTTAAAGTACAATCCCACGGAATTGGATCCTGAGGAGATGGTACCTTGTGCTCGCAACGACCCACAGACATTGGCTGTATACAGTGTCTCTGACGCTGTGGCGACATATTACCTCTACATGAAATACATCCACAGCTTTATATTTGCGTTATGCTATATTGTACCATTACAGCCCAATGACGTTTTACGTCAGGGTAGTGGTACCCTCTGTGAAAGCTTACTAATGGCCGAGGCCTATTCCAACCAGGTACTATTCCCTAATAAACACAAGCAATCTGGCATTCGTTATTTTAAGGATCCAGTGACTTCCAAGCACCACTTGATATATGACAATTCCTACATTGGCGCTCGTGTTGCCAGTTTACGTTGTGGTTTATTTCGTGACGACCTTAAGGAACGCTTTGAGCTGAAGTCATCAGCATACCAAGAACTCATTGATGATTTAGACCAGTGCCTGAATGCCTGGGCAGATGGAAATGGTGTTGATAAAGGAACTGGCGAGCCACCGGACACGACCAGCGCAGACTTTACATCGTTAGCACCCGAATGGCTACGTCGACGTTTCAGTAATTTCGAAAACTTCGACGAAGTATACACCACTATACGCGAGCGACTCGTTAAACTACGTGATCAACCAGTTATTAACACATTCCCAAGGATATATCACCTTGACGTCGGTGCCATGTATCCCAATATCATTATATCACAACGTCTCCAACCTACTGCGGTGGTCACTGAGGAATTCTGCCAGAAGTGCTCCTACTACAGTGAATCCAATGTCTGCCAAAAGCGGATGCAGTGGAAGCAAAAGTTGGAAATATCACCTGTTGACCGTAATCACATTTTACCACTAATGAAAGATCTTGAATCCAGGACTTACAGGGGCACTGTCCAGTACAGCACTCGCGATCAGACCAACAGAGACTCTGACGCATCCAGTGACGAGTCAGACTCCTTGGAGCCGGAGTACCCCCGTGTTAAAATGAGGACATGGAAGCAGCTAACTGAGCGCGAACAGGCCTCTGAGTTACAGAAGGTAATTAAATCATACTCCCAGAAGGTATTCAACAAGATGAAAGTCACCCGTGAGCTTGACGTGGAAAGCATTGTATGTCAGCGTGAGAATCCATTTTACCTTTTTACCGTGCAGAAATTCCGCGACAAGCGTTATGTTTATAAAAGACTAAAGAAGGAAGCTGAGAACGGTCTTAAGGAGCTGCTAAAAAATCCCGTTGGTCATAGCGTCGAGATTAAGGAAATGCGCGATCGTATTTTAGTCAGTGACTCATTACAACTCGCGCACAAATGCATCCTCAATAGTTTCTATGGCTACGTCAAGCGTGGTGGTTCCCGTTGGTACAGCATGGAGATGGGAGCGATTGTAACTTACGCCGGTGCTGAGATCATCGATGCCGCTCACAAGTTAATCCGAGATGTGGGCATACCAATTGAGCTTGACACTGATGGTATTTGGTGTATGTTACCTGATATATTCCCTGCTGTGGTTGACCTCAAGTGCAAGGGCTCCAATAAAACCTTGGAGCTAGAGTACATGACTACGGTCCTGAACAGGCTAATCGAACGCCAGTGGACCAATGACCAGTACCTCGAGATGGAGGATATAGGGAAATACCGTAGGGTCCGACGTAATGAAATATTATTTGAACTTGATGGCCCATGGCATGCAATGTTCTTACCAGCATCAGAGAAATCAGAGGACTTACTCAAGAAGCGATATGTCGTATTTAACCACAACAAGCAGATAGTGGAGCTCAAGGGCTTTGAGATAAAGCGTCGTGGTGAGATGCGTATGATCCAGTTACTACAGGAAGAGATATTCCCTAAATATCTCTTGGGTGTTACTAAGGAGGATGCCTACAGGCATGCTGCCAGCATAGGTCTTGGCTATCGCACTTCACTTGATATGCATGCCACCAACATGGACGACGATGATATGTTCGATCTATTGGTTGCCAGGAAAACTGTCAAGCAACCTGTATCTAAGCAGCCCAATTCCAAATGCTTCGGCATCACTACTGCCAAGAGGTTAGCTGAGTTATTCAAGGACGATTCCTATATAAATGACGGCAATTTATGTATGTCATTTTTACTCGTTTCACATCCATCTGAGGCCCCTCGTACAGCTCGGGCCATTCCCATACAATCTTTCATGGTAGAACCTGGTTTACGCGCCCAGTGTCTTGCCCGCTGGCTGAAAATCCAACTAAGCACAGCGTTGAACTCCGGTGTTCGCGATATACTGGATTGGGACTATTACCGTGAGAAGCTGGACACCCAGATGTTGAAACTAGTCTGCATTCCCGCTGTTCTCCAGGGTCTGGACAACCCATTGCCCATGATCCAGTTGCCTCCTTGGCTAAAGAAGCGCAAGGAGGCAACCGACACTCGCCAGAAAGATATTACATCATTTTTCACTGTCGGCATAAAGCCTAAAAAGGAACCACTAAAGCTGCCCGGTGGTACTCTAGATAAATCAAAGGTAAACCCTATGGTTACCTGTGACTCCAGCATCGCAAATACACAGCCCACAACCCCGAAATCCTGGATCCAGGAACTAAAGAAGCAGTGGATAATACTGGCCAAGGACTTCCAGAGGCATCGCAAGAAACTCCAGAAGGACGTGGACAACCGTATATATGTAGACATCAAGAGGGGCATGCTAGAATCAGGTTTGAAGGGCACCGTCTCTGGCGGTGAACACGTCGACATATCGGTGCTCTATATGCTAATGACTGAGCGTTGGCACCTCTATAGCTGCGAACTTGATGTCCATAACCCCGGCATCATGAACTGCGTGATATCGGTGCACAACAAACCTATATTTGCCAATTTCCGCGTTGAGTTGTGGCgggttatatatattaactgCCTAAAGGAATGGGAGGCGCAATCCAATGAGAACATTACAGTTCGTCCAGTTACTGAACGCTATATCCTACCTCGTGGAGCTACACAGAAAAGCATGTTTGAGCTAGAGATGCGTGAATCCTACTTTCTATCGCATGTAAGGAACACTTTGGGGTCCATATTCCACAAGACGTTATTAGGGGTATATGAGTCACAGGTACCTATAGAATTTGACTTTGCCACTAGGCTGGGTAATGTCATCCACGTACAGTGCACTGAGGCTGCAGCGGCTATCAGCGGCACTGGAATGTTTAAATCCAGGGCGCTGCAGGGTGTGACATCTATCCAAACTGTTGAAATGCGATACCTCGATGACGTCGAGATAGTATTTCTCCATATATTCCACGGTATGAACCCGGAGGGTACACGTCGTAATCGTGTATTTGCTGCTGTGTACCACAAGGGCAGCAAATACACAAATCACATATTTGTTGGTGGCAGCACGTCCAATTTCCCTAGGGCGGACGCTGACTTTGACCTAGGACTTAAATCCGCCACTGAGAAGCAGGGTGCTAGATACGACAGGCACGAGAGCATTAAACACGAGCATTATCGCAATCCAGATAGATTTCCAGATTGCTTTGGTCAGGGGTACGAACGTCATTTTGAATTCAGCTCCACGGCTCATGTCGGATGTCGTAATGCTTTACGTTCACTGGATACCTACATGAGGTCACTCTACCCCCAGTCATCGCAGCGTAAGTATATAGTCTTTGCCTACTCAACACTTGAGAAACGCGATATTGGTGAATGGGCCCTGGGTCAGAGGATACCTGTTCATTGGGACAATGACCTCAGCGGCAACCTTCACTTATTGCCAACCAATGGCTACATTAG CGCCTCGATAAATGCTTCTCTGAATCTGCTCTATCAACATCGTATGGAACTGGAATATAAAATGTCACTCTCCAGGATAGCTTCATTACCACTGGGTAATATCATCTCTATGACAACTGTAGATTGCAATAAATATCTCATGGATGTGATGTACGCCCGGGCCCTAAGATCATCATCAGCA cttCTTTGGGGCACTGGTGAAGCTGGCTGTGACCTTGGTATACAGCATGGCAACGATTTACTCGCTATGGAATACGACATCACATCCCAGGAATGCAGCTTTACCATGTCCTCTAATGGCATATACCGTGGCTATGGAGCTAAAATCGGATTTAACCACTCCATGATGTATAACGCTATCATGTTTGAATCCAGGGTCTCTGACGTCTCCTTGGTTGCTGGATGTGATCTTAAGAAAGCTGGCATCGACGCACGTCCTGAGGAACTGCAGCATGAATTCCGTATGGCTCATGCATCTGAGTTCCACCCACTGGCATTCTGTGTCCTCGGATCAATGTTAGACAACTTAATCAAGCTCTCCAATGGCCTCTATGAACAGGTTGAATACGGCACTTTCCAGCGTTTAATCAATTTGTGTGCTTTTATAAGGCCTTGGTTAAGTGACCCGCGCAGTGTACTATATGACCCCGGTTTATATTCAAGG GCACTGAGATgtactcagcagtacaTCAGTTCATTTCTGAACTACATTGAATCTCGGCACCACCTACGTACTGTGTATGTAACACAGACCTATGTAGTAGTTGATGCCGATGTGCTGTCGGTTACCAAGGGTCGTCATAAAGTCCACGTTGCCTTGGAAGCCATGGGCAAGAGTGATTCGCGCTTCAGGAATATCCCATTTTAT ATCGATGAGGAGTACGTCGCTCAGATACAGCTATCCACTGATTGCTACATTCGGTACAAGAATTACGTTGACGCAACCTACGAGAACTGCACTGAGAGTCTACGTGCACTTGAGTACCTACCCGGTGCTGTTGAGATGTTTATGCGATA CTTCTTCAAGACGGTGGCCTTGGACCCGTTATGGAAAACGTTATCTGAATTCTATGACTACGACATGGATGATGACAACTCCGGCACTATAACCTCTGAGCCCGTGGAACTACTGGATCGTGACAACTCGGAACTAAAGAAGCAATTAGAGTGCCACGTGGTCAGGGACTGGCTGCAACCGGGCTCCTTCTTCTCCAAGATGTACGAGCTCCTCGAGGATGACGATAGCTTCTTGACTACATTCGACAGCCAGGGTACCTTCGGTCGTCTGGAGTTCCCTAAGTTACCTGGTAGTACTATAGCAAATTCCAGTACATGGCGCCTGGAAACTGTTAAAATGGTATCCCACGTCCTGCGCATAGACCGGGCAGTAGATTGGAATGACTTGTCCAAGGTAACTGCTTTCGACGAAAAGCGCTTCTTGATGTTCACCCTTGCGGGTGATAGTGAATATTCAGTTGGCGAGTGGTACCCGCCAATACAGCGCTTAGAGCTTTCTTCGGTATGCTGCCGTCATTGTTCCATGGTTTTCAACTTGGAAGTGGTATCCACATTTATATCCGATGAGCTTGAATCTGGTGAAGTCGATCATTACTG GCGATGTGAGCTATGCTCATCACGTTTGGATAACCGTGACGTCGAGGTGTCTCTAATCCGGTTTTTGGAAAATCTATTCTGTGCGTATCAGTCCCAGGATCTCGTTTGTCGTGACTGCAAGTCGATTAAGCAGCTGCACTTATCTCGGATGTGTACCTGTGGAGGCCAGTTTGTGCCGCGGCTCATTGATCAACGGTGGCATGACAGTTTCAGCGTAATGTCACAGCTGGCTAAAGCCGCCGATATGTTGCATCTCCAGGAGGTACTTCTAGCGTATAACGACATGTGGTAA
- a CDS encoding hypothetical protein (Plasmodium falciparum CPW-WPC domain containing protein), with amino-acid sequence MRIYALAVGIAYVCCSTVNCVNNDPEPETPAEAITSDVKELSEQVDEVIESNEEDESSDDKDRETPVEEKPRKFERLYKNALNEAMEEGKEEYKKFERSAIEDLDIVEIASEHLKRYWYTGQCRRNYNRPCPNGWLLDNEASICVAPVDYQGPCEKRKDFSYMDEPARIQYAIRCHVSWPCVNDPPIDESATCPLEWTKLTGTVCIAPASYDGICPPIASFHGYSIKEKMEYERLCNLKWPRRISQSDLLVKSKRPHMGATQHPSSMSGAIDETGTMVPL; translated from the exons ATGCggatatatgcattggccGTAGGCATCGCCTATGTGTGCTGTTCTACCGTTAACTGTGTGAATAACGACCCGGAGCCCGAGACTCCAGCTGAGGCTATCACATC CGATGTAAAGGAACTGTCTGAGCAAGTTGATGAAGTAATTGAATCcaatgaagaagatgaaagTTCAGATGATAAGGACAGGGAAACCCCTGTAGAAGAG AAACCACGCAAGTTTGAACGATTATACAAAAATGCACTGAATGAG GCCATGGAAGAGGGGAAGGAGGAGTACAAGAAGTTTGAACGCAGTGCCATAGAGGATTTAG ACATTGTTGAGATAGCATCAGAGCATTTGAAACGTTACTGGTACACCGGTCAGTGTAGAAGAAACTATAATAGGCCATGTCCTAATGGGTGGTTACTTGACAACGAAGCTTCTATTTGCGTTGCACCCGTGGATTACCAAGGTCCTTGTGAGAAGAGGAAGGATTTCAGCTATATGGATGAGCCTGCAAGGATCCAATACGCCATCAGATGCCACGTCAGCTGGCCGTGTGTCAATGACCCTCCCATAGATGAGAGTGCTACATGTCCTTTGGAGTGGACCAAGTTAACTGGGACCGTTTGCATCGCACCTGCCAGTTACGACGGTATATGCCCGCCTATCGCATCTTTCCATGGTTACAGTATCAAGGAAAAAATGGAATATGAACGTCTATGCAACCTGAAGTGGCCTAGACGCATATCACAGAGTGACCTTTTGGTAAAGTCCAAAAGGCCACATATGGGTGCTACTCAGCATCCAAGCTCTATGAGCGGTGCCATTGACGAAACTGGTACCATGGTACCTCTATAA
- a CDS encoding putative integral membrane protein (encoded by transcript variant A - alternatively spliced) encodes MNDSRTKLSLNGSCNPCYGHITGIWLPSRHSGSIEQDKEFIEWKSRVIGAQPRVNLKVGPYKRGKWFVSYKDDPGSFITNILILLVTGYSIFTMLPGESMSVRRQRKLRQLLLDNAQMTEADLNFIENYELPAEFETQETPEETEV; translated from the exons ATGAACGATTCCAGGACAAAGCTCTCTCTAAATGGATCTTGTAACCCATGTTATGGACACATCACTGGAATATGGTTGCCTTCCAGGC ACTCGGGGTCAATCGAGCAAGACAAGGAGTTCATTGAATGGAAAAGTCGAGTTATAGGAGCCCAGCCCAGGGTTAACCTTAAAGTGGGACCCTATAAAAGGGGGAAGTGGTTTGTAAGCTACAAGGATGATCCCGGGAGCTTCATTACTAATATACTTATATTGCTAGTCACTGGGTACTCCATATTCACCATGCTGCCGG GGGAATCAATGAGTGTAAGGCGCCAGCGCAAGCTGCGGCAGTTATTGCTGGACAACGCACAGATGACGGAGGCTGACTTGAACTTCATAGAGAATTACGAGCTGCCTGCGGAGTTTGAGACTCAAGAGACCCCCGAGGAAACTGAAGTGTAA
- a CDS encoding putative integral membrane protein (encoded by transcript variant B - alternatively spliced) yields the protein MRLVSPLISGMSRVRGHTVSSLINSYYQSPVVTRHVYRFSNPESRSTPSEPKTVDLRNLESLNPSLHIARDNSHIYHGMNDSRTKLSLNGSCNPCYGHITGIWLPSRRFSTQSGKQDSGSIEQDKEFIEWKSRVIGAQPRVNLKVGPYKRGKWFVSYKDDPGSFITNILILLVTGYSIFTMLPGESMSVRRQRKLRQLLLDNAQMTEADLNFIENYELPAEFETQETPEETEV from the exons ATGCGTTTAGTGTCACCGCTAATAAGCGGTATGTCTAGAGTCCGAGGACATACTGTTTCATCGTTAATAAATTCCTACTACCAAAGCCCAGTAGTAACAAgacatgtatatagattcaGTAATCCTGAATCACGTAGTACACCATCTGAACCAAAGACAGTGGATCTACGCAATCTTGAATCTCTGAATCCATCACTCCATATTGCGCGTGACAATAGTCACATCTACCATGGAATGAACGATTCCAGGACAAAGCTCTCTCTAAATGGATCTTGTAACCCATGTTATGGACACATCACTGGAATATGGTTGCCTTCCAGGCGTTTTTCAACGCAATCTGGTAAACAAGACTCGGGGTCAATCGAGCAAGACAAGGAGTTCATTGAATGGAAAAGTCGAGTTATAGGAGCCCAGCCCAGGGTTAACCTTAAAGTGGGACCCTATAAAAGGGGGAAGTGGTTTGTAAGCTACAAGGATGATCCCGGGAGCTTCATTACTAATATACTTATATTGCTAGTCACTGGGTACTCCATATTCACCATGCTGCCGG GGGAATCAATGAGTGTAAGGCGCCAGCGCAAGCTGCGGCAGTTATTGCTGGACAACGCACAGATGACGGAGGCTGACTTGAACTTCATAGAGAATTACGAGCTGCCTGCGGAGTTTGAGACTCAAGAGACCCCCGAGGAAACTGAAGTGTAA